From the Deltaproteobacteria bacterium genome, one window contains:
- a CDS encoding ABC transporter ATP-binding protein codes for MIRCRDLHKVYQQGDNRITALAGISLEIAKGSFTAVMGPSGSGKSTLLHLIGGLDRPSGGELLVDGRLIGQMADDEITLFRRTQIGFVFQFFNLLPTLSALENVALPFVLDGKSKSEADGRANALLTKVGLHNRQHHLPEAMSGGEIQRIAIARALSFNPPVLLADEPTGNLDSKTGASILALLSQINQEEGCTVVMVTHSGEAAGFASGRIYLRDGRLEPAGVKGEG; via the coding sequence ATGATCCGCTGCCGCGACCTTCACAAAGTTTATCAGCAGGGCGACAATCGGATTACCGCGCTGGCGGGGATCTCATTGGAGATCGCCAAGGGTTCGTTCACCGCGGTGATGGGGCCGAGCGGCTCGGGCAAGAGCACGCTGCTGCATTTAATCGGCGGTTTGGACCGGCCGAGCGGCGGTGAATTGTTGGTCGACGGCCGCTTGATCGGCCAGATGGCCGACGACGAGATCACGCTGTTTCGGCGCACGCAGATCGGTTTTGTTTTTCAGTTTTTCAATTTGCTGCCGACGCTGAGCGCGCTGGAAAACGTCGCGCTGCCCTTCGTGCTCGACGGTAAATCCAAATCGGAAGCCGACGGCCGGGCGAATGCGCTGCTCACCAAAGTCGGTTTGCACAATCGCCAACATCATTTGCCTGAAGCGATGTCGGGCGGCGAAATCCAACGCATCGCTATCGCTCGCGCACTGTCGTTCAATCCGCCGGTGCTGCTCGCCGACGAACCCACCGGCAACCTCGACTCCAAGACCGGCGCCAGCATTCTCGCCCTGCTCAGCCAAATCAATCAAGAAGAAGGCTGCACGGTGGTGATGGTGACGCACAGTGGCGAGGCGGCGGGATTTGCCAGTGGGCGGATTTATTTGCGCGACGGAAGATTGGAACCGGCAGGGGTGAAGGGTGAAGGGTAA